The following DNA comes from Microcella sp..
CTTCTCGAGGCTATAGGTATGATGTAACGCATGCCCCACGGCTTTGAGCGCATCGTCGCGCACCCCGAGCGTGCTGACAACTCCGCCGAGCAGCCCGGCGACACGATCGTCGCGAGTCTTCGGCTCGACGGCTGGCACGACGTGAGCGTGCGCGTGCTGCACCCCTTCACGTGGGATGCGAAGTTCCGCGGCTTCCGCATCGACGAGCTCGGTGTCACCCCCGCGCGGCCGCGAACGCTCGTGAGCGGCGCCTACTCGGTCGCCGACGCGGCCGTGCTCAACCTCGACGACGCGCGCGGCACCCGCACCCCCTTCGATTTCCCCGAGGGCGAGATGCACGACGGCGTGCTCTACCGCACGGTCGGGCACTCCCCCGAGGTCGACGAGCGGTATCAGGATGCGGCCGGCTGGTGCACGGTCGCCGGCGTCGACGCCGACGGACGCCCCGTCGCGCTCGCCACCGCCCTCGACCGCAGCGACTGCGTGCTGCTCGACCTGCTCGCCGACGACCACGGGCTCACCGTGCAGACCCGCCTGCCGTGGCAAACCTTCCGCCCCGCCGAGCTTCCGGCGACGGATGCTCTCCCCGGCCTGCTCGTGCGCCACGGGCTCGGCGACCACGAGACCGCCGAGGGCTGGCTGCGCGCGCTGCTCGCGGCGAGCATCCCGAACCGCGCCGCCGACCTGCCGCCGCCCCTCATCGCCGACACCTGGGGATTCGGCACCGATATCGACGCCGACCGCGTGACCGCATTCTTCGACGTCGCCGCCGCCCTCGGGGTAGAGGTCGTCACAGTCGACAAGGGCTGGGAAGACCACGTCGGTGACTGGAACGCGCAGGCCGGCTACGCAGGCGGCGTCGCGGGCATCGCCGCGCTCGCGCACGACCGCGGCATGAAGCTCGGGCTCTGGGTGGGCGCGGGCAATGCCTCGCCCGACTCGGTCGTCGCGACGACCCACCCCGACTGGCTCGCCACCTGGAACGGCCGCCACCAGATGGTGTCGCACCGCAACCACTCGTTGTGCCTCGGGCACGAGCCGGCGCGCGACCACGTGCTCGCG
Coding sequences within:
- a CDS encoding glycoside hydrolase family 36 protein → MPHGFERIVAHPERADNSAEQPGDTIVASLRLDGWHDVSVRVLHPFTWDAKFRGFRIDELGVTPARPRTLVSGAYSVADAAVLNLDDARGTRTPFDFPEGEMHDGVLYRTVGHSPEVDERYQDAAGWCTVAGVDADGRPVALATALDRSDCVLLDLLADDHGLTVQTRLPWQTFRPAELPATDALPGLLVRHGLGDHETAEGWLRALLAASIPNRAADLPPPLIADTWGFGTDIDADRVTAFFDVAAALGVEVVTVDKGWEDHVGDWNAQAGYAGGVAGIAALAHDRGMKLGLWVGAGNASPDSVVATTHPDWLATWNGRHQMVSHRNHSLCLGHEPARDHVLACLDRLVRDGVDWLLHDFETISRCDATNHTHDPGAGEAAGVAGWYSVLATLRAAHPDLLVENCWNGGKPLDLQMIAHHDTTIGDDWCRSEENRLAALGLGAYLPSSWTSTYMGDEPHLPLRAQLAPYLIGGPWILMGDLPGWTESQLAEMQRAIAIYREWRTAALDARAVPPVLTGTSAGVWGSAAGVTGLALTPRLDGAQLATFAVSPTAVGQVVRWNPVLEPEVESWIVRDEWSGSEWVVSRAELEAGIPLDTASADGLALSMRPA